In Nymphaea colorata isolate Beijing-Zhang1983 chromosome 3, ASM883128v2, whole genome shotgun sequence, a genomic segment contains:
- the LOC116249902 gene encoding probable inactive poly [ADP-ribose] polymerase SRO3, translated as MASTRRNRAMAIEKRIRAATSSRNLNLGSSGHGISRCEGEVGEFGCCYRRALMRNHENFRKSRAPSRFMFYKDCQWNDYPDETLSVLKDGFVNGRAAVYLETDGGCFIVDFLRMFEVDLGQGSHRSVAWIDVEGHCFFPELFSEEGSGESCDSDPNMEIQLRVRREADALDAAESDAVMPTPREELQSAPYESRVQGGVSPDLVPQNVPSLKGLLLRLKETDRAHNIVKNVFLRGMRNSSSKAYVTAVYRCCTGARLQDFKRMAERTEAARGHANVRYAWYVTTVKDAGKIVMHGFGKSNLCWGPGSFGIGINLFPASCSYLSASAAETDINGDHHIILCRVIMGNVEEVQFGSEQACPSCDEFDNGVDDALNTKRYILWSTNMNSHILPECVLTFRDYLHPKGAGSTRKSMEETFHNCAAPYGDPNGTNAALEHNNIRYSARRSKMSFPFLFAELEKSIPFPKTKALDFLYNGYKAGKIRKNIFIAKVRSIVGDRLLVSTIKSITRQS; from the exons ATGGCTTCCACAAGGAGAAACAGAGCAATGGCAATCGAGAAACGTATTCGTGCAGCGACCTCAAGTAGGAACCTGAATTTGGGAAGTTCGGGTCATGGAATCAGTCGATGTGAGGGTGAAGTTGGCGAATTTGGATGTTGTTATCGCCGAGCATTGATGAGGAATCATGAGAATTTTAGAAAGAGTAGGGCACCTTCtaggtttatgttttataaAGATTGTCAATGGAATGACTACCCAGATGAGACTCTAAGTGTCTTGAAAGATGGATTTGTGAATGGGAGAGCTGCAGTGTACCTAGAGACGGACGGTGGCTGCTTCATTGTTGATTTCCTGCGGATGTTTGAGGTCGACCTGGGACAGGGGTCTCATAGATCGGTTGCTTGGATTGATGTAGAAGGACACTGTTTCTTCCCTGAACTATTTTCAGAAGAAGGTTCTGGGGAGAGTTGCGATTCGGATCCTAACATGGAAATCCAGTTGAGAGTTCGTCGTGAAGCTGATGCTCTTGATGCGGCTGAATCTGACGCTGTAATGCCTACTCCAAGAGAAGAATTGCAATCAGCACCATATGAGTCTCGCGTACAAGGTGGTGTCTCTCCTGATTTGGTTCCACAAAACGTTCCCTCCCTGAAAGGATTGCTGTTGAGATTGAAAGAAACTGACAGGGCGCATAACATAGTTAAGAATGTATTCCTTAGAGGAATGAGAAACTCGTCGTCGAAGGCCTATGTCACTGCTGTATATAGATGTTGTACGGGGGCTCGTCTTCAAGATTTTAAGAGGATGGCGGAAAGAACAGAGGCTGCTCGTGGGCATGCTAATGTAAGATACGCTTGGTATGTAACTACAGTGAAGGATGCAGGCAAAATTGTAATGCATGGTTTTGGGAAGTCCAATCTATGTTGGGGGCCTGGATCTTTTGGCATTGGCATCAATCTGTTTCCTGCAAGTTGTTCATATTTGAG TGCATCCGCAGCAGAAACTGATATTAATGGTGACCATCACATCATACTATGTCGCGTGATAATGGGTAATGTTGAGGAAGTTCAGTTTGGATCTGAACAAGCCTGTCCGAGCTGTGACGAGTTTGATAATGGTGTGGATGATGCCTTGAATACAAAGAGGTATATTTTGTGGAGTACTAATATGAATTCGCATATTCTTCCCGAGTGTGTTTTGACTTTCAGGGATTATCTTCACCCGAAAG GAGCTGGAAGCACCAGAAAATCAATGGAAGAGACATTTCACAATTGTGCAGCACCGTATGGTGATCCTAATGGaacaaatgcagctttggaacat AATAATATACGATATTCAGCTCGGAGATCGAAGATGTCATTTCCGTTTCTGTTTGCCGAATTAGAGAAGTCAATTCCCTTCCCTAAGACCAAAGCTTTGGACTTCTTATATAATGGTTACAAG GCTGGGAAAATCCGCAAGAATATTTTCATTGCAAAAGTGAGGTCAATTGTTGGTGATCGGCTGCTGGTTTCAACAATCAAGAGCATCACGAGACAAAGCTGA